One window of the Rhipicephalus sanguineus isolate Rsan-2018 chromosome 4, BIME_Rsan_1.4, whole genome shotgun sequence genome contains the following:
- the LOC119391091 gene encoding keratin, type I cytoskeletal 9: MDGAPCIIPGSHYAGQHEVSHCMDGVCLQRKATHVLKRSKRACLLLGVAALKIIKKIKEAKKRRRDMEMAREAASYGGSSSEDETASDGGANGGVSGALTRGRGSSPRSIGGIGSGPGGAIQGGFGGANVGAAGMFPGRFGGVNRPNSGAPSYWSQSSGEGGPDSGGPRGSWRTNAGGGGMGSSGEPGFTSENFGPSNGRRFGSEYTSSGGDSYGSFGGDNGDYQSNKLK; encoded by the exons ATGGACGGGGCGCCATGCATT ATTCCGGGCAGCCACTACGCGGGACAACATGAGG TTTCGCACTGCATGGACGGGGTATGCCTGCAGCGAAAGGCAACCCACGTACTAAAACGTTCGAAAAGGGCATGCCTACTTCTTGGAGTAGCAGCATTGAAAATAATTAAGAAGATCAAGGAAGCCAAAAAGAGACGAAGGGATATGGAAATGGCCAGAGAAGCTGCTTCATACGGAGGTTCAAGCAGTGAAGATGAGACGGCAAGCGATGGCGGAGCCAACGGAGGCGTCAGTGGAGCGTTGACTAGAGGGCGGGGATCTAGCCCACGAAGCATAGGAGGAATCGGCAGTGGCCCTGGTGGAGCTATTCAGGGTGGATTTGGAGGAGCCAACGTGGGTGCTGCTGGAATGTTTCCAGGAAGATTTGGAGGAGTCAACAGACCTAATAGCGGCGCGCCCTCTTATTGGTCCCAGAGTAGTGGGGAAGGAGGCCCTGATAGTGGTGGACCTAGAGGTTCCTGGAGAACGAACGCTGGTGGCGGAGGCATGGGAAGTAGTGGAGAACCTGGTTTCACGTCAGAAAATTTTGGCCCGTCGAACGGCAGACGCTTTGGTTCAGAATACACAAGTTCTGGTGGAGATAGTTACGGCAGTTTTGGAGGTGACAACGGCGACTACCAGTCAAATAAGCTGAAGTGA